cccctcaggctGCCTCCATAGGGAGGGAGGAGATGCTGTGGGGATGGAAAGGGACAAGAATGAAACAAAGAGCTGCAGTGGGCTGAGATAGGATGGGAAGGGACACAGCAGTGTCTTTTCTCATGCAGGCGTGACATGGATATGACCTTATGTAGCAACAGTGTGGGACAGAGTTAACTAGGAGTGAGTATATGGGGTAACCAAAGGGAGAGAACAAGACCTGCTGTTGATGCCTAGCCCCTCTCAACTGGCAAACCTCACACCTTGCACGTGCtaacagaacaaaacccacctttcctcctccctgcttcCCCCTTTATCACTTGCTCATTTGCTTTGTCCTAACACCCACACCTTACTTCTGCCCCCAATCAGAGTGCATGCAGCCAGGTGCAGCTGATGGCCCTGTGCCTCCTAAGGAGGGCTGTGATGGGAAACACCTGTGAGTGGAGGGCTCATCAGCTGCTGTGGGTGCCAGCTGGGTGCTGATGGCCTTTaaatgcacagcacagggaggagAAGCTGCTAGAAGGGTCAGggtggaagaaggaaggaaggaaggagctggctgagtTCTGGTGAGtaaagttgtttattttttattaatatgcCAGAAGTTTGTGGAGTTGAAGCTCTTTGTCTTTAGGTGTGTGATGAAGATATGAGTTTATTCAGCTCTGTTGTTCTCCTCCATGCAGTTAGGGATGgttgatttcttctttgtgatgtgcttgttgttgttaagtgatgttttgtttttgaaggcaGCTCTGGTTGGAGCTAAGTGGAATTCTTTGGGGTTGCTGgttgtctgtttttctgttgtgtgaAATCCTTGGGCAGATAAGGTGCTCTAGGTTTGTTAGGAGGCAGTTCTCTGAGAGCCTTTGTGCCCACTGTGGCTTTGAATGAGCATCTGGGCTTTGTTAGCATGAATGTATTAATAAGACTCTTGAATTGTTGTGGCTGTGCTTGGGGAAGCTGAGATCCcccagaaaagcaaatacactTTGGGGAGTCTGGAGTGGTGAGTCCCTGTTGGTCAGAGATGACCTGGACTGGTCTCCCAGTCTCACTGGGTCTTATTGGTCCTGTTATATGGCTGGAGACCCCTACAGGAAAGAAAGTGTGTTGGTTGTTTGAGCTTTGAATTAGTGGCCAAGTACCTTTAATCTCTTAAAGACATTCTTCAGTGAATTTCTGCTGAGTGGGAGAAAATGTATCTGGATTTACTCATATTTAAGGCTGCTTGTCCACTCTTGTATGGTGTTAGGAGAGCTCACAGACCTCTAAgatgttttttcccttttgggAGGGACTTGTCACCTTTTATGGTCTATAGGTACAGTGAGAGAGCAGAAAGTGTTTTGGCTTTGGGATATGTGTTAAGAATTCTTTcctatgagggtggtgagacattggGAGAGGGTGtacagagaagctgtggcagCATCCCTGGtagtgctcaaggccaggctgggtgagGCTTTGAGCAGCTGGGTCTAGTGGAAACTGTCCCTGCTTAAACTGGGGGGGTTAAACTAGATGATTTGAAAGCTCCGtttcaacccaaaccacttGGTAATTCTATGAACCATGGCACAACAGGGAAATTCTTCTCCTTGGGATGCTGGGGAGGACACATACCTCAGTCCTTGGGACACGGTCCCCAAGATGCTTGTGGGCACTTTGTGCGTGCTGTGTCTTATTCCCTcttgcttccttccctcccttctttgGTGCTCAGGGCTGACATTTCGGCAAGCCCAGAGTGTGGGCAAGATGCCCAAAGTGACAGCTTTCATGATAGAAGGGAAATGTCACTGGGGGAGTGTGCTGCCAAGCAGTGCCCTGCTCCTCCTTGCCCtgtgtgcttctgctttctgccctgGTTGCCTGTATGTAGCTTCGGCTGTGGCATTGAGGGATATGGcccaggggctgtgctggggatgggctgatggttggacttggtcATTCTAACCCACTGCTTCAGACACGGTGTTTCTGTTCAGGAAGAAGCTCTGATTCGTTTCCCATTAGCATTTTTATAGCACTGTGGGTGTTCAAAGAGCCACGCAGGTGGCTTAAGAGCTTAACGTGAACCTCAGGTTAATTTAGAATATTGTTGGTTACTCAGCACAACACTCGCATTAATTCAGCTGACTGCATCTCACCACGTTGGGAAGCACATGCTGAAATCAGCAGGGAGCCCAGAAAACAAGCATGAGAGTCAGGTATTAAGTATTTGCTGGCCCACTAAAGtagaatgcatttattttcccattgcCTTTGAGATCAGCAGTCCCAGATGGGGCTCTAGAGTTCTAGAGAACCACCAGGACACCAATCCATGggtccctgcctgcagcccatcTCTCCCGTGTGTCTGCTCAAGCCTGGGAGTGGAAAAAGCCACTCTTTGGTACTGCTGGTTTAAAGCCTAATAAAAGCCCAGCCAGACATTGGGAGATGGTGCTGAGTGGCCACTCAGCACTAATTCCTTCTGCTTATCCTTGAGAATTTTCCCTATGCAAAGGAGCCTTCAAACCATGCTGTTTCTTCCCATCTGTTCCTTCTGCCTGGCTGGTGGACTCCCAGGTCTGTGCCTttccctgcagcaaagcaacCATCCATCAAATAACTGCTGCTTCACCTCCTCCTTTTCCAAAGGGTCTCAGATATCCCATCTGTTCCCAAAGATGCTTCGTTTGCAGGCACACACTGAGGCTCTTATCAACACAGTACACTCCAGACAGTACTAAATAGCTTTAGGATTTCTGCCTGGCATCCTACCTACCCTAAACCCCATGGCACATTAAAGATTGCATATTGAGATAGACcagaagcaagcaaaaaaaaaatctcagaaacaCTATACATGCTTCAGACCCCAAGTTCCTGGACTGAAATATCCAGCTATTGTAGTTGAATCTGTTGTGCAATAAATTGTTGgtttatgtatgtttttaattgcaaatcAGCACTATAATTAGCACGTATGTTTCATGGGCTGTGGCAATGCAATGTGCTGTACCAGTGAGCATTATTAATGGACTGTAAAAGGCAATGGGGAATTGGACTGTAGTGTTCTTGTTTTGCAAGTTGTATGGTGAATAAATAAACTGGTCCTGGCAGTAAAATTAACTGGAATAAACGCTTCCAGCTCCATCCACCAAGGAGAAGGGCTGCTGTAAATGTCCTCAAAACTGAGTTAGGAAACCTGATTGTCCAGCTGTTATTTCTGGCAATTAAGTACCATGTTAGAGAAGGATCTTTGGAATGTCTCATGAGTAGGGTTGGTAATCATGGACTCCTTTGCTATGGGTTGGTGATGAGGTCTTGTTTTGGTTAGCCACAACCCTAAAGAGGCTGCCAGGTGGCTGTGCATGAAACCCTTCAccctcttccttcctgctgtggaaaaacagaagtaggAAGCAGCCTGACAGCAAAAAGCACATTCAGTGTTGATGCTGAAGTGCCCAAGTCTGTCTAATCTTATGTGCTAACCAAGGCAAGTTGTGGCTGAGAGCACTGATCCCATGTGTGTTCTATGGGGGGAGTAGGGGCAGCAGCACTTCAGTAGAAATCATTTAGTTTCTTCCATTTTTGGTTGCTATTTtatgggtattttttttcttacaatatGAGAATCAATGGTCAAAATCAAAGACTGCTTTAAATGTGATCCCACCTGCATTGGTACATACTAAAACATCACTGCAAACAGTTTCTGAGAACAGGGACCCTGTCTGACATACAGAAAAATTCCCCTTTCTCCCTTGTTCAATCATTGCCAGCTCAGTCTGATAGAAAATAATGACAGCAGACTATTtccatgctttgttttcattaatctTAAGTAACTTTCTCCATGGACCCTTAACGATTAGTTCATGCTAAGCTGCACCGTTGTGATCCTTTTCAGCTGTAGTGGGAGTCTTCATGAATCACAGAGTATTTCTGCATAGAAATAATAGCTGGAAAGCACCAAGCATCTCTTATTTCCAGAGCTCTGGAACAGACGCCGCATGTTgtgggttggttgtttttaagGCACGTCGTGAAAGTAGCAGTTTATTATCTTAGAGGGCAATTCATCCCTCTGAGTGAAACATTCTGTGCCAGTAGTAGAGGAAGGCTGGTGAGTTGCTGGCCCCAATCACTATTAGCAGCAGCAGGTACAGCATCATTGTTATGGCAAAACGGTGGGTGGAGAACCAGGAGGACTGACCTGAAGGCCTGAAAAGGGAGAAGTGCATGGATTACATGAGAGATGCAGGTCTCTGTAGCTTGTTCCTGTTGCTCTTTTGCAAACAGGGTGTGTTTATCTGTTTCACCACGCTCATCACTCTATGTGGCTGAGCTCTTAcctcctgtgctgcttctgtgaaTATACCAGCAAGTATTTAACTCTTAAGAGCTGATTGTTTGTGACAACAAAGTATTTCTGTGGCACATCACCCCCTTCGCTGTTCTTCActcttgctctttttctgtctatttcttctgaatctgcacgggaaggaggaagaagagaaaccaAACTTCCAAGTgactataaaacaaacaaccctcaCATGTATGTACACCCACAGGAGTGGGAATGAGATAATCAAAGATCTCAGCATTCCCCAGAATCCTTTAGCATCCAAGAATAGACTGAGAAGTTTGCTTGAGGCTATACCACTCCTAGTCATCCCTGGTATGGGTGGTATTCCAGCACACACCAGGGTGAGATGGAGGCGGGTCACACACAGCGCTGGGGAGCTGCTCATGTtaacagggagagaaaaataacactgaaggACTGAGCCCTGCAAGCAGAAAGGATATGGACAACCTGAGCAGAGGCTTCTTAGTCTAGATATCAAAGGCAGCTCCTTGTTGCTACGTTCTGATGCGCCTGTCCCATGATCACAGGCAGCAGGGAAGATAAGTTTATTGTAAGAGAATAAATGATGCAACCAAATTAGTGCCCATCCTTCAAATGTGCATCTAAAGAGAGAACTGCAAGGCTTCTGTGTGTCTGTTGGGGAGTCAATTGGTAAAGGAGGCTGCTGAAGAATATCCATGTGCCCCATATACTGCACTGTCTGTAAGACCTTGTACGTGCCCAGGGATGAAATGCAAATGGTGCTGAATGAGGGTTTGGAGCTGTTACTGCAACAGACTCACCTTTCTTCTTCACCTGGCACTTGACATCAGGGTGGTCGATGATCTCACAGACAGCAACGCAGCTCAGGATAGAGCCCAATGTGCTTCGCTGCCAACCAAGGCCATGTGGGCTGTagagcagagccaggctgaGGTCACTGGTGAGATAGGTGCCTTCACCAAACAGTGATgtctgaaacagaacagaaacgTATCCTTACATCCTGCAGGGCAAGCTATTAACAGCATGCAAGTGTTCTTTACCGTCAGTCTGGCTCAGGGTGAATTAGTGTTTTTCTACCCATGTTTTGGCCTGGTACAACATCCTGCCCTCTCCCATCCCTTAGATTAGCTGCCTGGCACAGCCCTTGGTGTGGACAGATTCATGCCTTCCCGGATTTGGACTGAGCTCGCCAGTGTAAGCATTTTATATCAACATGACTGCGCTGCTGTCAGGGGCACCGCACTGATTTATTGAGGCTGCCGTCATTCAAATAATCCAGCCTTCACGTACGGACAAGGCTTCAACTCACATTTAAATCCCTGCTTTATAGGACAAGAGGGGAGTGTGTTTCGCTTGTGAATTCCTTTCGAAAATAACTGTTTCAATATCTTTGAATCAGAGGATTTGCCACGCTGACTGCAGTTATTAAGCCAGTAGATCCGGCATATCAGAGGAGCCTTGTTCACAAAGGGCATCTAGGGGGGGGTAAATGTGGTCCAGGTTGATGGGAAGGATACGCAGCTGTTGTGGCAGAGCTGCTTTACACAGAACAGAGTCCTGacttattttctgttgaaatcaGAAGGGTTGCAAATCCTGTGGGATATTTCCCTTAGCTGGGCCACTTAGAGAGGGATCTATCTGCAAATGGCACCTGCAGCTACTTGACCTGACCCTGCAGCTGGGGGGTGAGAATTCCCTGTGTCCTTTgggctgctgttttgttctatGCACAGGCACGttccagctgcaggctgctatTTCCAGAGGCGTTACACCTCCTTACAAAGGAGCAAAGGATAGACAGAATTCGTCACGCTGGAGGAAACTATTTCATGCTGCTACCAGTTTTTACCCTTAGGCTGGAGCAGAAGACCAAGTGCAACTGTAGGCCAATGCTTGCAttgaagtgaaagcagaaataacttGTCAGCGTGCTTCTCTGCATCCAGTCCAAGTGTTACTGGCTGCAGGTGACCAACAAGAGATGGTGCCCATCGGGATCCTCACCCTGTTCAGATGGCAGTGCAGGCCGTTGTGCAGGATGGAATGGAAGTTCTCCAGCCGGCTGCCGTGGAAGGCGTAGATGAGGTCCTGCTCACCCCTGGTCTCAGCAAACTTGGCATTCATTTGATCACAATATGTGACCTCAAAGAGGAAGTCCGgagcaggaacagcagctccAGACATCCCAGTGAGCTCCTGGATCTTCTCGTACTTGAAAACAGGAACAGGAGTGTCAGTTCAGGGCTTGGCCCATTCACTGGAAATGTTAATGCCTTGTTAATAGCAGCAGCCACTGCCAACCATCAGCTACCAACAGCACTAACTATTCCTTTTgctcaaaaggaaagaaatcctCTCTACCTACAGGAGCAACGTGGTAACTGTCAAGCAAAGctgcctttaaaaatgaactCAAACGGGCTGTATTGAGTTCACGCCTCACCTCCTGCTTCTTAACGCTTTGTATCGTGAAGGTCTTAGATGACAGAATCCAGCTGAACAAATCCCAGCTCCTTTTCTCCGCGCTCGGGGCAGCTCTCAGGACCTCCTTCAGGCTGGGCAGCGCCTCGGTATCTGCAAGCTGACAACAAGGGAGCTCAGCCCGAGCCCTCACCGCGATTAAACGGAGCCCTCTAGTGAAAACTACCGAGTATTTCAACCCAACGGGCTGCGAGCCGAGAACGGCCGCTGTTTATCGGCAGCGTGGATAGAAGGGACAGGCGGAAGGGAAGCGATCTgtatgcagggctgcagtggggcaaACACAGCGGGTTGGGGGGCTGGGAGAGCCCACCGTCCCAACGTCGTTTGCATGGTATAGATGTAGCAGCTCTGCATCCCGCCCCGCAGCACCGCGAGCTGTGccacccccccacccacccccatcCCAATGATGGGACCCTCCCCGCCGCTCAGCTCCGCCCGTCCCGGGGGCAGCGCCGTGTCTCACCAGCGCCTCGAAGTCTTTGGAGGCGGCGTCGCTGCCACCGTATCGGCTGGGGAAGGGCCGAAGAGCCGAGTCCCGTCGGTAGCTCTGCAGCGCGGCGGCGAACAGGCTGCAACGCAGCTCGGCGCCCAGCGGGTCCCTCCGCACCGCATCCCGCACCGCAGCCACGGGACACGGCGGCCGCATCGCTCCGACATagggggaggggatgggacgggatgggaGGGCAGAACCACGGTCCTTCCGCCTCGGggccgccgctccgccccgcgcCGCCTCCCGGCTCCTCCCGCAGCGCAGCACGGAGCTCACCTGATGCGGGGCGATGGGAGACCGGCCGAGCTTTACCTTCTTACCGCACTGGATGTGATTATTGTGTGGGTTTGGGGTGAAGCTTTGAAATCTCTGCCCCCTTCCAGCCACACAAAGTGTGCGATGATGGAGGTTTGTCTGAGTGACCACAACTGGTCATCCAAATGGCTTGAAATGAAGCCCAGATAGAGCTAAAGCATTGCTGGCACCGTGAGGGTTAATGGAGATTCTGAGAGCATTGATCCCAAACCGCTCCCTACCTCTGGGATTTCAAATGGACGGAGCTTCCATTACAGCGAGCTGGGGCCGTGTTGGGCAATGAGAGCTATTGATGAGATAACAAGTTTGCAGTGTTGAAGCCAGCAGAGAGAGCTATCGGCTCACATTCATCCGCCATTGGATGAAACCCTGTTTTACTGTGCTGGAGATGAAGTATGGGAAGCTTTTGGTGATGCTTTTAAGGGAGATGCATCCATGTGTGTCCTatggctgcagggctggtcGGGGCGCTGGCAAGCAGCtgtccttcttctctttcctttctgagaCAAGTGGCCTTCAAACCTATTTACCTTTCCATGTGTTGTTTTTGCCAGCCAGGAAAGCTGCCCTCGGTGCTTTGCTGGTGCAAAGATGGCTTTGTAAGAGGGTCGCTGCCAGCACAGCGGATTGAATGGCAGCGCTGTTCTGCTCCTCGTGAAACCAAAGATCTGATTATTTAAAGTAAGCCGtaataaaaatagtttctggTGTTGGCGGATGCATTTCAGCGTAGAAACGGGGCTTAAATGTCTTCATTTAATTCCAGTGTGTTTAAAATTGATCTCACAGACcggaaaagagattttttttcccccctccttaACTAGGGCCTGTGAAGGAAATTAatagagggaagggaaaatagaaatacaatACTACACTCAGTAAAACAAATGCTTATGGCTGAGGGGTTCGTTACTGGCTGGTAAGGCTGGAAAAGCCAGCTGTATGAGGTATGTTTTATGATAGAATTAACCTTGACCCAGGGCTCAAAGAGAAAGGTTAGCTGGAAATAAATCAGTGGTGCGCTCAGGTCACTTCAAAGAGCCTAAAGCTGAGCCTGAAGATTACACGCTGTTTGTGTGTACGCCGTTGGAAGGGAACATATGGCAAAGATAATGGAAGTAAACTAtttatctctcttttcctccctctcgTTGGGTTTAACACCTTTTTGTCCTTCAGTCTCTCTTTAGTCCTGCATTGCCAAGCTGCAGCATGGGGTGATGGTGTTTGCTGTG
The window above is part of the Coturnix japonica isolate 7356 chromosome 10, Coturnix japonica 2.1, whole genome shotgun sequence genome. Proteins encoded here:
- the PARP16 gene encoding protein mono-ADP-ribosyltransferase PARP16 isoform X2; translated protein: MRPPCPVAAVRDAVRRDPLGAELRCSLFAAALQSYRRDSALRPFPSRYGGSDAASKDFEALLADTEALPSLKEVLRAAPSAEKRSWDLFSWILSSKTFTIQSVKKQETSLFGEGTYLTSDLSLALLYSPHGLGWQRSTLGSILSCVAVCEIIDHPDVKCQVKKKDSEEIDRKRARVKNSEGGDVPQKYFVVTNNQLLRVKYLLVYSQKQHRRPSGQSSWFSTHRFAITMMLYLLLLIVIGASNSPAFLYYWHRMFHSEG
- the PARP16 gene encoding protein mono-ADP-ribosyltransferase PARP16 isoform X1, translated to MRPPCPVAAVRDAVRRDPLGAELRCSLFAAALQSYRRDSALRPFPSRYGGSDAASKDFEALLADTEALPSLKEVLRAAPSAEKRSWDLFSWILSSKTFTIQSVKKQEYEKIQELTGMSGAAVPAPDFLFEVTYCDQMNAKFAETRGEQDLIYAFHGSRLENFHSILHNGLHCHLNRTSLFGEGTYLTSDLSLALLYSPHGLGWQRSTLGSILSCVAVCEIIDHPDVKCQVKKKDSEEIDRKRARVKNSEGGDVPQKYFVVTNNQLLRVKYLLVYSQKQHRRPSGQSSWFSTHRFAITMMLYLLLLIVIGASNSPAFLYYWHRMFHSEG